One genomic region from Glaciimonas sp. PAMC28666 encodes:
- a CDS encoding succinate dehydrogenase iron-sulfur subunit, whose protein sequence is MSRTVKFKIYRYDPDKDTKPYMQDLTVELLPTDKMLLDALQRIKADVDDSLSLRRSCREGVCGSDAMNINGKNGLACTTNLNELSEPIILRPLPGLPVIRDLIVDMTQFFKQYDSVKPYLINNSIPPEKERLQTPEQREELDGLYECILCACCSTSCPSFWWNPDKFVGPAGLLQAYRFIADSRDEATGERLDNLEDPYRLFRCRSIMNCVDVCPKGLNPNAAIGKIKELMVRRSV, encoded by the coding sequence ATGTCACGTACAGTTAAATTCAAAATCTATCGCTACGATCCGGACAAGGATACTAAGCCTTATATGCAAGATCTGACGGTTGAACTTTTGCCGACGGATAAAATGTTACTGGACGCGTTACAACGTATCAAGGCCGATGTTGATGACTCATTGTCATTACGTCGTTCGTGCCGTGAAGGCGTTTGCGGCTCTGACGCCATGAACATCAACGGTAAGAACGGTCTGGCATGTACGACTAATCTGAATGAATTGTCAGAGCCAATCATTTTACGGCCGTTACCTGGCTTGCCGGTGATCCGTGATCTGATCGTCGATATGACGCAGTTCTTCAAGCAATATGATTCAGTGAAGCCGTATCTGATCAACAATAGCATTCCTCCGGAAAAAGAGCGTTTGCAAACACCTGAGCAGCGTGAAGAGCTGGACGGTCTGTACGAGTGTATTCTCTGTGCTTGCTGTTCAACATCTTGCCCGTCGTTCTGGTGGAATCCAGACAAATTTGTCGGTCCAGCCGGTTTGCTGCAGGCTTACCGTTTCATCGCTGATAGTCGCGATGAAGCAACCGGTGAGCGCCTGGATAATCTGGAAGATCCGTATCGTTTGTTCCGCTGCCGTTCAATCATGAATTGCGTCGACGTCTGTCCTAAGGGGTTAAACCCGAATGCAGCAATTGGCAAAATCAAGGAATTGATGGTTCGCCGCTCGGTGTAA
- a CDS encoding succinate dehydrogenase assembly factor 2, giving the protein MTVTHQDDPAKRARLRWRARRGLLENDLILTRFLDANESNMTDDDVDAFTRLMDLSDGDLMNLLMGRNEAEGEVDLPQVHALVARLRVI; this is encoded by the coding sequence ATGACCGTTACCCACCAAGACGATCCCGCAAAGCGCGCAAGATTGCGCTGGCGCGCGCGGCGCGGCCTTTTGGAAAATGATTTAATTCTCACCAGATTCCTGGATGCTAATGAGTCGAACATGACAGATGACGACGTTGATGCCTTCACGCGATTAATGGACTTATCCGACGGTGATCTGATGAATTTGCTAATGGGACGCAACGAGGCCGAGGGCGAAGTGGATTTGCCCCAGGTACATGCTTTGGTAGCGCGATTACGCGTAATCTGA
- the gltA gene encoding citrate synthase: MTNAETKATLSFSDGSPSIDFPIYKGTVGPEVIDIRKLYGATGKFTYDPGFMSTAACNSSITYIDGDKGELLYRGYPIEQLAVNCDFLETCYLLLNGELPTEAEKATFDATVTTHTMVHEQMQFFFRGFRRDAHPMAVLVGTVGALSSFYHDSLDITDPRHREVSAIRLIAKLPTLVAMAYKYNVGQPFVYPRNDLSYSANFMHMMFSTPCAEYKVNEVLVRALDRILILHADHEQNASTSTVRLAGSSGANPFACIAAGIACLWGPAHGGANEAALNMLKEIGTVDNIPEFVKQVKDKNSTVKLMGFGHRVYKNYDPRATLMRETCYEVLAELGLENDPLFKLAMALEKVALEDEYFVSRKLYPNVDFYSGIVQSALGIPVSLFTGIFAMARTVGWIAQWNEMISDPEQKIGRPRQLFIGSPARDVAAIESRTASK; encoded by the coding sequence ATGACCAACGCTGAAACTAAAGCCACACTATCATTTTCTGATGGTAGCCCATCGATCGATTTTCCGATCTACAAAGGTACCGTCGGTCCTGAAGTAATCGATATCCGTAAGTTATATGGTGCGACTGGAAAGTTCACCTATGACCCCGGTTTTATGTCGACCGCAGCCTGTAATTCATCGATTACTTATATCGATGGCGACAAAGGCGAACTACTTTATCGCGGATATCCGATCGAGCAATTGGCGGTTAATTGCGACTTTTTAGAGACGTGCTATCTTTTGTTGAATGGCGAATTGCCGACCGAAGCTGAAAAAGCAACATTTGATGCCACCGTGACGACGCACACGATGGTGCATGAGCAAATGCAATTTTTCTTCCGCGGCTTCCGCCGTGATGCGCATCCGATGGCCGTTTTAGTTGGTACAGTTGGCGCTTTGTCATCGTTCTACCATGATTCGTTAGACATTACTGATCCGCGTCACCGTGAAGTGTCGGCGATTCGTTTGATCGCCAAGCTGCCAACTTTGGTCGCAATGGCGTACAAATATAACGTCGGACAGCCGTTCGTTTATCCACGTAACGACTTGTCATATAGCGCGAACTTCATGCATATGATGTTTTCAACGCCATGCGCAGAATACAAAGTCAACGAAGTCCTGGTTCGCGCTCTGGATCGTATTTTGATCCTGCACGCTGATCACGAACAAAACGCTTCGACATCGACCGTGCGTCTGGCTGGTTCGAGCGGCGCAAATCCGTTTGCCTGTATCGCAGCTGGTATCGCTTGTTTGTGGGGCCCTGCCCACGGCGGCGCCAATGAAGCGGCCCTCAACATGCTGAAAGAAATTGGCACCGTCGATAATATCCCTGAGTTCGTTAAGCAAGTTAAGGATAAAAATTCGACCGTTAAGCTGATGGGCTTCGGGCATCGCGTCTATAAAAATTACGATCCGCGCGCAACTTTGATGCGTGAAACCTGCTACGAAGTGTTGGCCGAGTTAGGATTGGAAAACGATCCTTTATTCAAGCTGGCAATGGCACTCGAAAAAGTCGCGCTAGAAGACGAATACTTCGTTTCTCGCAAGCTGTATCCGAATGTCGACTTCTATTCAGGGATCGTTCAGTCGGCGTTAGGCATTCCGGTTTCCCTATTCACTGGAATCTTTGCAATGGCCCGCACCGTAGGCTGGATCGCTCAATGGAACGAGATGATCTCTGATCCTGAACAAAAAATTGGTCGTCCGCGCCAATTGTTCATTGGCTCTCCGGCACGCGATGTGGCTGCAATCGAAAGTCGTACTGCAAGCAAGTAA
- a CDS encoding 2-oxoglutarate dehydrogenase E1 component, with product MMQQYGSNSYLFGGNAPYIEELYESYLDNPGSVSDNWRSYFDAMQHVPALDGTDKPDVAHATVVASFAERAKQGPIRTISASADAEMGRKRVAATQLIAAYRYLGSRWANLDPLQRQERLAIPELDPTFYGFTDADMDIVFNISNTYFGTETSTLRDLLNSLRDTYCRSIGAEYMYVSDPTEKRWIQERLESTRSAPTLTVEKKKHILERLTAAEGLERYLHTRYVGQKRFSLEGGESFIVSLDETIQRGGEKGIQEIVIGMAHRGRLNVLVNTLGKMPQELFAEFEGKHGDDLPAGDVKYHQGFSSDITSPGGPVHLSLAFNPSHLEIVNPVVEGSVKARMERRGDKDGAQVLPILVHGDAAFAGQGVVMETLNLAQTRGYGTGGTVHIVINNQIGFTTSDPRDSRSTLYCSDVVKMIEAPVLHVNADDPEAVVFATQIALDYRVEFKKDIVVDIICFRKLGHNEQDTPALTQPLMYKKIAQHPGTRKVYADKLTAQGTIAAGEGDAMVKAYRDAMDAGKHTVDPVITNFKSKYAVDWLPFLNRKWTDAADTAVPLTELKRLAARITTVPDDFKVHALVEKVLNDRATMGRGELNLDWGMGEHLAYASLVSSGYTIRLTGQDAGRGTFVHRHAVLHDQNRERWDAGSYIPLQNVSDQQAPFNVIDSVLSEEAVLGFEYGYSTAEPNTLTIWEAQFGDFANGAQVVIDQFISSGEVKWGRASGLVMMLPHGYEGQGPEHSSARLERFLQLCADNNMQVVQPTTSAQIFHLLRRQMIRLFRKPLIIMTPKSLLRNKDAGSPLSDLAKGTFQTVIGEIDDKIEAKKVKRIVACSGKIYYDLMNARKERGQTDVAIIRLEQLYPFPHKAFAAELKQFPNFNELVWAQDEPQNQGAWLQIQHNIFENLGDGQKLAYAGRPASASPAVGYYDKHYAQLKTLLDTAFSKLKGFVLTK from the coding sequence ATGATGCAGCAATATGGCTCTAATTCGTATCTCTTCGGAGGTAATGCACCGTACATTGAAGAACTGTACGAGTCGTACCTCGATAACCCCGGATCTGTTTCAGATAACTGGCGTTCGTATTTTGACGCCATGCAACATGTACCTGCCCTCGATGGCACAGATAAGCCTGACGTCGCCCATGCCACGGTAGTTGCTTCATTTGCCGAGCGCGCAAAGCAAGGTCCTATTCGGACAATTTCCGCCTCAGCTGACGCTGAAATGGGACGCAAGCGTGTCGCAGCAACACAACTCATTGCCGCTTATCGATACCTCGGTTCGCGCTGGGCCAATCTGGACCCATTGCAGCGCCAGGAACGTCTGGCAATTCCTGAATTAGACCCGACTTTCTACGGCTTCACCGATGCGGACATGGATATCGTGTTCAACATCAGCAATACCTATTTCGGTACAGAGACTTCCACACTACGCGACCTGTTGAATTCATTGCGCGATACTTATTGCCGTTCGATCGGCGCTGAGTATATGTATGTCAGTGATCCGACTGAAAAGCGCTGGATACAGGAACGTCTGGAATCGACGCGTTCGGCACCGACGCTGACGGTCGAAAAGAAAAAACACATTCTGGAACGCCTGACAGCCGCTGAAGGATTAGAGCGCTATCTCCATACACGTTATGTCGGCCAGAAGCGCTTCTCGTTAGAAGGCGGAGAAAGCTTTATCGTCTCGCTCGATGAAACCATCCAGCGTGGCGGCGAAAAGGGTATTCAGGAAATCGTTATCGGTATGGCACATCGCGGCCGCCTTAACGTTTTGGTGAATACCTTGGGCAAGATGCCACAAGAGTTATTTGCCGAGTTTGAAGGTAAGCACGGTGACGATCTGCCAGCCGGCGACGTAAAGTATCACCAGGGCTTCTCATCAGACATTACCAGCCCGGGTGGACCGGTTCATTTGTCGTTGGCATTTAACCCATCGCATCTGGAGATCGTCAACCCTGTAGTAGAGGGTTCGGTAAAAGCGCGTATGGAACGCCGGGGCGATAAAGACGGTGCCCAGGTATTGCCAATTCTCGTCCATGGCGATGCCGCATTTGCAGGTCAGGGCGTTGTAATGGAAACGCTGAATCTGGCGCAAACCCGTGGTTATGGCACTGGCGGTACCGTTCACATTGTCATTAACAACCAGATTGGTTTTACCACTTCTGATCCGCGCGATTCACGTTCGACGCTGTATTGCTCGGACGTGGTAAAGATGATTGAAGCGCCGGTATTGCACGTCAATGCAGATGATCCGGAAGCTGTCGTTTTCGCTACGCAAATTGCACTCGACTATCGCGTCGAGTTCAAAAAAGACATCGTGGTAGATATCATTTGCTTCCGTAAGCTTGGTCACAATGAACAAGATACGCCAGCATTGACACAACCGCTGATGTACAAAAAGATTGCTCAACATCCTGGCACGCGCAAGGTGTACGCCGACAAATTGACCGCGCAAGGTACCATTGCAGCCGGTGAAGGCGATGCGATGGTTAAAGCTTATCGCGATGCAATGGATGCCGGTAAGCACACCGTCGATCCGGTCATCACGAACTTCAAGAGCAAGTATGCTGTTGACTGGCTGCCGTTCCTGAATCGCAAGTGGACTGATGCTGCTGATACTGCTGTACCGCTAACCGAACTGAAACGTCTGGCCGCCCGCATTACAACTGTGCCTGACGACTTTAAGGTGCACGCGCTGGTCGAAAAAGTACTTAACGATCGCGCAACGATGGGCCGTGGTGAGCTCAACCTCGACTGGGGTATGGGCGAGCATCTGGCCTACGCATCATTGGTGTCCTCCGGTTACACGATTCGTTTGACAGGGCAAGATGCGGGTCGCGGTACTTTCGTCCATCGTCACGCGGTATTGCATGATCAAAACCGTGAGCGTTGGGACGCCGGTAGTTACATCCCTCTGCAAAATGTCTCTGATCAGCAAGCACCGTTCAATGTTATCGACTCGGTGTTATCTGAAGAAGCTGTATTGGGATTTGAGTATGGCTATTCGACAGCGGAACCAAATACTTTAACCATCTGGGAAGCACAGTTCGGCGATTTCGCTAACGGTGCTCAGGTTGTTATTGACCAATTCATTAGCTCCGGCGAAGTGAAATGGGGACGCGCATCGGGTCTGGTCATGATGCTGCCGCATGGTTACGAAGGTCAAGGTCCGGAACACTCGTCCGCACGTCTTGAGCGCTTCTTGCAACTATGCGCGGATAACAACATGCAGGTTGTTCAGCCAACTACTTCCGCTCAAATTTTCCATTTGTTACGCCGTCAGATGATTCGTCTGTTCCGCAAGCCGCTGATTATCATGACACCGAAATCGCTGTTGCGTAATAAGGATGCCGGTTCGCCATTGTCTGATCTGGCGAAGGGAACATTCCAGACCGTCATAGGTGAAATCGATGACAAGATCGAGGCTAAGAAGGTCAAGCGGATCGTCGCCTGTTCCGGGAAAATTTATTACGATCTGATGAATGCGCGTAAAGAGCGTGGTCAAACTGACGTAGCGATTATTCGTCTTGAACAACTGTATCCGTTCCCGCACAAGGCATTTGCCGCTGAATTGAAGCAGTTCCCGAATTTCAATGAATTGGTTTGGGCGCAAGACGAGCCGCAAAACCAAGGTGCATGGTTACAGATTCAGCATAATATTTTTGAAAATCTGGGCGATGGTCAAAAACTTGCCTATGCAGGTCGTCCAGCCAGCGCATCTCCTGCTGTTGGATATTACGACAAGCATTATGCACAACTAAAAACATTGCTTGACACTGCATTTTCAAAGCTCAAAGGCTTTGTACTTACCAAATAA